The genomic DNA CcatgtaaattacgcctatggtCAGAAGTATGTATGCGATATTAGGGTTAAGAATGTGGAATAGGTTTCAACCACACTGCCATTTTGATCTTCTGTGTTTGGACATAATTTCTTTCCTACGAAGAATAAACCAATCAAGTCAGCCTATTTACCAATCCATTAGATTCATTTAGATAACCGCAAACAGGCAAGAACCGCTGTCCGATTTTTCCCAGAGATACTCCAGGggacttctgtttttttttttttttttggatacaGTATGTGATAGTAGCTGACAAATACAAGTTTACACCACTAAGTGGAGCTATAACTCTATGTAAGGGGTTTGTTCAGGTTTCAAGTTAACAGTCAGTCAGCTGATTAGTTTGTGCTTGTTTTGGTTTATTTCAGATaacacaaaatatattttaacaaaTTCAAATATGCCTCTTTTTTTGAAGACAttatgacatgtcacagtaaGAAAACACAGTTGTAAATAATACAATTAGTGATGGCTGAATTTCATTTTGCTGCTTCAGATTCAGGGTCCTGGtacatgctggctcactgtcacacttaCATGACTTATTGGGACACTTGAATAAAAcagagccatcattaatgttattaacaaCAGCCTGTTATACTGTTcagttagtctcgcattgccagacatttCTCCACAGCGGCAGCACTATGATGCCCCTCTTGCTATAATTAATGGCATGTTTAATATTAAGTCAATGAAATTACACCCCtcagagaattttttttaaactggttCAAACTATCTTTTCATAGAATATACTGTAGAATAGGTGTGATGTAGTCTTAATCTAGTCCTGCAGTCAAAAAACTCACCGTACGGtagccgggttggctcagtgggtagagcaggcgcacatgtacttcgaggtttatacctcgacgcagaggtccagggttcaaatccgacctgtgacgattttgagcatgtcttccctctttctcacctagctgtcctgtcaaaaattaaaggtggaaaagcccaaaatagaatctttaaaaaaaattttttagcTTATAGCATATATAAAAGGTAATTTGTATGTTATCTTTCCTTAGAAAGGTTAATCAACATTATGGAGATTCACTTAAGCAAGGTGGATTTAAACTTGCCTGTTGTAGGATGGTTTCTGTGATATGATCACCAGCCCACTCTTTCAATTCTACATACAGTAGTTTGTAATCCAACAAGCATGCAGAGGATGCAGGAATGTGGGACTTAGTCATCAGATGGAGCTGCTATATCATCACATGTCTGTTTTCAATTATCCATTGAGGCTCAGTTAGACTGCATAGCCCACTCTCTCTGGCTCCACAGTGGGTTTTTTAAAGCTAAAAATAGCAGTTCACACGACTGGTTGAGTCTGGTAATAAGACTACCCTGGGATTCCTTTTGAATGAAGTGGAGGTCAAAGGTGATGGGGATATAGCCAATAGTAGCTTAGTTCCTGTTTAAATTGGAATGCTTCAACTCCTTAGAGAGGTGTGGGTAGGAGAGGGATTGAGCATCTGTGAGAGGCCCACACATTTCAGAGTTTGATAAAGTCACACTGAGGGATAAAGGCTTACTTGAGTGagtgaatgtgaatgtgaaagtaaagtgtttgtgtttccaCTTGCTAAACAGACAGAGTGCAATCCCTGCCCTTTAATGACTATTATCTTATTGACTTAAGACATAAACGTATTCAGCACTCTGGTGAAATTGTGGCGCTGTCTAGAATCAGATGATGGTGGCGGGGATACGTGCAAGTTGTCTTACACATGTCCAGCAGCATGCTCAGACATGCTGTGGTGGTGCGAGAGGGAAAATGCGCTGGCGGGCTAGTCATTATCTAGAGTAGTATGAGTCAACCACACTGTGGCTTCCTTTATTCCTCAAGGGCTTAATTGAAGCCACAGTTAGAACAAAACTTGAGCAGGCTGGCCTGTCACGGGCAGCTGAAATTTGTATGCAGTGGACACTGTCTTCTCAGTGATGTTACAATTTGAAGAAAACCTTTTCGACAGTTCATATGTGAACACTGTGACATCTTTactcgtcaccaatgaaaacaAATCAGTGGTGCACTCTAAACTCTGTTATGTCTGCCTCCTGTGCTATGCTTGGTTTCACCCAAAAGATGAGTCTAGATAATCATCAGGGATTGACCAACATGCCAATGCCCATGAGTGTTCCTGAACAAACAGCTGCCTTTAGTCACTGACACTACTCTATAACTGAAAATAAGTGGTTTAAAGTAGTCCTTTTGTTATTCTCTGTGATTAGTGATAAGGAtacagcggtggaagaagtattcagatcctttacttaagtaaaagtaataataccacgctgtaaaaaaaaaaaatactctgttacaagtaaaagtcctgcattgaataTGTTACTTTAggaaaagtatgtaagtatcatcaggaaaatgtacttaaagtattaaaagtaagtagtaagtAAGTACTCAATgtagaaaaatcctcacatttccaaacagttctgtcaatcaagtgtttaatggtctaatcatttcagctttaCTTGTTGGCCTGTATATTGTAGGGTAACAGggttttaaatttatttttttattttaaaaactacataTGTGTTTTGCATACaataatcttaatttgtaaagtaacaagTAAATAAAGATATGTCATATATGTCAAGTCATATGAATgtatagtggagtaaaaagtacaatatttttctctgaaatgtagcggagtagaaaaGTACAAAATTGTACTtcagtactgtacttgagtaaatgtacttactttccaccactgtaaGGATATAATAGTCCGAGGCAAAGTATGAGAGATTAAAAATGTGGAACTTGTTTGTGTTCTCTTTCTTGTCCTCTTCCCTTATTTGAACAAGTGAGGAACTCCTTCGTTTTCCGATGCAATCTTACCCGTACAGAAGTAGATGATCTCACTCATAAAAATAGCATATGAGCTTGTCAAATTGTTTCTAATATCTATACCTCCTCCAGTGGTTCACTCATACAACATTAATAGCTGTATTAATCACACTATTTAtgtgatcacacacacagaaacagtaaAACACTTACAGTACCATATCCCCATAAATCACTGATcttatgtttgtgtatgtgatgTTTCTTTTGATTTAAAACTAACTTTAGATTAAGTAGACAGGGTCAGATTGTTCAGCACTCACACATTATAGTGTTAGTGTAACAATGTACTTACTTTTACAATTAGAAGTGCTGCTTTATGGAGGGAAATTACCATAATCAACTGGATGATAAAATACTGTATTGCAAATACTTTAGCTGTGTATGTGAGAAAAGACTTTTAACTCAAAGTTCCAGAGGGATTGTCTCTTTCAGGAATGAATGTTTAAGAGAATCACTCAGTCTTTTGCAACCTGTGCAATCCAGTTACAGGAACTGGATTGTTAAAACTTATCAGCTCCTGGtgttgcagacagacagacaggcagggggTGGAAGAGATGGTTGTCTCATGCAGCCAAAACAACCCGAAGCTTGAAGCTGGAAAAACTGTAGCTATGAGGGTCATCTTGAGGAGAAGCCCACCTATTTGAGCCACATGCTTTGATAAAGAATATAATAATCAGATTTTTCCACTAAAGTGTGTTGCTTTATAATTTGTGATAAATGCCATATTCCATGGTAGTTCCaatagttgagatatttcagtctgaaaaGAGGTCCCAAGTGGTGGCTCAACCACCCAACAATGAACAACTATGATTCCCTAAAATTTGAAATAGAAGTATGGTTAGTTAAGCATTTCCATTTGCTCCATGAAGTGTAATTTTGATTTTCCATTCAGTCCATCTTTTCCTTCTATACCTGGCTCAAAGCAGCAACTGGTCATGGGAGAACACGGCTGTGTGTCATCTAGCTCGGAGAAAAGATCATTTGGATGCATCTTGCCTTCCACATGTATGAAGACACATGGTGCATATGGGCATCACTATCACCATGTTTTCCCAATCCATCCCACATTGTAAATGTCACAGAACTTCAGCTTCTTTCCCAGAACCTCCTTGATGAACAACAAATTTTATGCTGAACTTGTTACAGGCAGCTTGTTACTTCTTCATTCGTCACGCATCATATTCTCTTTAAGCAAGCACATGGTGTTACAATTATCACCAACACCTCAGGCACCACGTTTTCCCGATCCATCCCACATTGTAAATGCCACAGAACTTCAGCTTCTTTCCCAGAACCTCCCTAATGAACAACACATTTTACACTGAACTCGTTACGGACAGCTTGTCACTTCTTCATTCATAACTCACCATATTGTCATCAACGCAACATCATTTTGCTCCCCAAATAAGTGCATAAACCTTTGTGTAAACGCAGTTCATACATCTCTACTCTATTTCCTGTTGTATAATTTAAGTGGCTGTACATTTAAGTCTGTTTTGTTTATTCATCTcccaatgatttattgtttcttTGCACTCAGCCCTTCTCTTGAAAATATAGTAAAAAATAGTTTTGGCTTCATGTGAAGATAAGTTGATTTGTGCATGTAAAAGAACACTCTCATAACCTCACGTCACTGTGTATGGCTttgtgttgttggttttgttccATTTTACTGTATGCACATGTACTTCTAATCAGATTTGATTGAAGCCAGTTATTCTGAGATTCCAAGTAATTAGGATTTGTGCTGCGTAGGTCGAGTAAATCCTTTTGAGTTTTGAGGTTGGGAAATAAGCAGGCTCCTGCCCTGGTACTTTTCCTTTCATCAGTGCAATCTGGGCACTTGGAATAAGACAGAACTCGCCCCCTCTGCCAGCTTTATTCCATAAAAGGACAGCCTTTTATCGTTCCCCTCCAGCTTGTCACAATGGGGGCCACAAGAGAGGTAGAAGGGGGTCTCTAATAAATAGACATGCATGCattccttcacacacacacccccccacacacacacacacacaaacacacacacacacacacactcagaggaacacataaacacactgaaGTGACCTTATGTCTTGTTATTTTCCACAACAACACCTGCAGAGCGTTGCAAGAAGTTTAGCTTGTAAAGAGCTAATCAAAAACAGGCCGCTAAACCACAGATTACACAAACATACTGCAACAAGCACTAGCCTGCCTCCTGCAGCTACACAGCAAATGAATATGCTAGCACATAGGGGCACATGCTGGCTCTGAGCTCTGACCCCCCCCCACCTCACTCCACTTTCcctacacacattaacacaaaaaTTCCAAACAAAGAAATATAAAAGAGCAGCAACGGCTAGTTGGAAGTTAAATTACATGTCATTGAGTTGGAAGTTGAGAAAGAGAATGAGGCAAGatgggaaaaaaagacagaggcaGAGCATGAAAGAGTAAAATGGGAGGGAGAGGCACTGAGGGGAGAAAATGAGGGGGtgttgaggaggaggggagagtcTGAGAGAAGCAACTTATAATACGGTGAGAGCAGAAGACTGTAGTTAGTACACGGTGAGAGCAGACAGAGTGGGAACAAGAGATTAGAAAGACTTGAAATATATACGCTACCATCAAACAGGTacagtgaatttttttttacacttaagTCACTTTTATCGGTATGCTGACGTGTGTTGACCAGATGCAAAATACTGAATGGTTGGATGTTTATATATTCTTAGAGGTTTTGTCATCAGCTGCATTTAAAagcacaagaaaaaaaatcttgtgaTTATTGgggttatttaaaaaataaactagaTACTGTAAAGTGAAAATTCTGTTCTGGGTTCCCACAGAACTCATCTGGCTTGGTGCCAGGAGAAAATGGAAGTGCTGATGGGGTCACCCCAatattgtatttctttcttCCAGCAATCAGCATTTATTTATCCTAAGCTGTTTACAGGATGGAAACGAGAACACCGCAAATGTTTGATTATACACAGAGCCATTTCCAAGCTATAAACTTTGGTAAAATATCCTCTTTGTCAACAAGCCAAAGAATTTTGTTTTCCAGTCGCATCAAACCATTCTTGTCTTCTGtcaaagggaaaaaaatcttaaaatctcatATGTCCTATTTATTGGCCTTAGTACCACTGTGGATCCTTGTTTAATTTGGTCTACTATTGGAAGCAAGTTCTGTATTTTGGTTTCTGTGTTTTGACCCAGTGACCACTACTACAATGACTTTGGCTTCTTGATTTAACTTAATCTATTCCACCTTATtaattattcattaatttattcaatTCTGGCctctattttattgtttttcatttgtCACTTCAGTCCGTAGAGATGACGTCACTGTGCAGGAACCTGGCTGTGCTTCTCCTTTTTCTGAGTGCCTCACCTCTCCACCACTCCCACCTCTCCACCCATGCTGCCTCTACATTCCCTCCCGCCACTCGTCCTCCGATCATAGTCATGACTGCCTTGGGCTCAGATGATGACTATGACGATTACAGCTCTCCTCCTGAAGACGTGCACGCCGTGACGACTACCTTGCTCCAACGGGAGGCGCAGCCCTGCCAATACAACCCCTGCTTGGAGAATCAGGAGCCCTGCAAACAGATTTCAGCAAAGACTGGGTGTCTCTGTCCTGGAGTCAGCAGGGTTGATGAGCCTCCTCATGCACCAATCATCCAAGCGCTGCAGCCAATCAGTGAAGGAGATGACAGAGGGAAGATCGAGGTCCAGTGGTGTGCTCCATCTTCTGTGCTGTCTGGGTACAGAGTGGTGATAGAGGGAAGTGAATCCCTGGAGTTTGGGGAGGGTTCACGACGAGGTTTGGTCGGATCTTTGGAAGTTGGGACTAAGGTGTGTGTGGAGGCGTGGAACAGTGCAGGACACAGCCCCTCCTCGGAGTTCTCCTGTAAGCGGTATACTCCTCCTGAATCTTCAGAGCATAAACTGTTGGCTGGGGTTATAGGAGGAGGAATGGCCCTCCTACTTCTCATCATAGCAGTTGTGATCCTCTGTAACCATCAAATGCGtaaaaaggcaaagaaagaCTCCGCTGATGGACTAGGGAACCCTTCTTACACAGTGGGGACTATGTGATCCAGATTAGTTTAGTACTGACAATCCATTCCAGTCACACTGAACAGCAACGCTGTAATCAAGAACAAAAGACAAACCGTTGTGGTTCTCATTATGATGATTATAGAATTAAGAAGTTGTTTACACTCCTGTTTCAAGGAATGTGTAAACATATTGGGGTAAAGAGGAGCGGTGTTCATGGAATAACTAATCAATGGGTCATTCTGTTACTTTGTGGTTAGAACTACGGGTTTATTTGCTGGCAAATTAACCTTTGTAGGTTTATTGTAGTGTTATTTCATCTTATCATGGCTAAattttattgtaaatatttttttaggaTATAGATACTGACTTTTGTAATAAACTAAAACTTATTTcataaaaactgtaaattgtGTTTGTTAAATATTTGCTTTTATCTGAAAGGTTTAGGCTTACGTGTTGTAACATAAACCAGGGAGACAAATTAATGAAGGTTGGTAGGTGTACGGCACGCTTTAATGTGCCTTGGCATTGAGTCTCTGAAGCTTAACTGAAGGGACTGAACAACGGTCAGTCCAAAATGTTCCATGCTTGGGTTGAGATCTGTTGACTGCAGAGTCCATTGCATATGattgtcacattttttttaacattaaaacattaattgACCCCTTGTACGCTGTATGGAAGCACctgtattcatttttttctcctctcattTATTCTTTACCATTTGTATGCAGTAGTGGTACGTTTTTAAATTTCAGAACAGTATTAAGATACTTTTGCTTTACTTGActaatttaattttatattgCATTATACTATCTACAGGAAAATATTGTACATTTCACTTCCACCACATTTATTTGagagctttagttactttttttgTGGACTAAGATTTTatatacaaaacaaataatcaatttatagaatatgatgcattaaaCCATTCAGCAGGTTTTAACGTTGTTAAAATTAGCTCCACTTCGACCAAGTATATTTTACATTGTGCTATCCTTGCTTTCACGGGATATAAATATTTCAACACTGTCTGAATTTATGTATCATAATAACCATAGACTAAAAATATGATCCACTACAGCTTCAActtctcttttattttgaaagtcttGAAAAAACACTGCGAGTGTAAAGTTGACTTTATTGGCTAACGACTGAAAGGTTTTAAGCTAAGTCCCGCCTACTCTCGGCGTCTAAACCAATGCCTTGTCACTAAACCTGAGGAAGAAggatgtatttgtttttaacgATCAtaccatattattattatttttttttttttggatcatACCATATATCTAAGTGATCATACAAGCAGGATGGAGAGCTCAGGtgagtcttttttttacttctcttacTGAGACGGATATCATTTAACTACTAACTGCAGCCTATCTGAATTGTTTAAACGACTTGAAATATCCCTAATGTTGGTTGAGAAACTTTAGTTTGTGCTAAATAAATAGCCTACTTGTAGTATTCTACTTGTTTAGCTGGTTGATAAATACTAGCTTACTTAATGCAGGTGAAGTAGCATCAATACGTTACCTATATTGTCATAGACGGATTGCAATTGGGAGAAAGTAGCCTTAGGCTTTTTaaaacccaaaccatgatattttcctaaacctaaccaagcagtttgttgcctaaacctaaccatatTTCTGGCAGAAAGCCATGAAGGCTGACTTCTCCCATGTGTCGAAGTTGTTGCATTTAGCTGACtattttgttgtctgtctgtaaatTGTAACCTGTAGCctaatgtcttgctgtttcctgttgctgtGGTCTCAAACCATCTCACCAAATGACTACAGTTAGAACGCAGATTTCTCTAACTATTACATATTAATTGAAGAAAAAATCCCTTGCTGTATGGGAATATTCAGTTATACATTTCTTAATGATTCAGAATGACTCAGCACTAAATACAAAACTGTCTTGATAAGGTCAAACCTGAAGCTACCTGTGTCCTCAGGGGATGCAAGCTGCTTACCCAAGCAACAACCAACAAACCGGTTTCAAAATGTGTCTCTCAAGTGAAGCAAAACATGATTGCATACCATAACCTGTTACATCAAAGGCGAGTGGGTGCTGTAACTTTACTCCTTATTTTTtcgaaagacacacacacacacacacacacacacacacacacacacacacacacacacacacacacacattaacacaaaaaTTCCAAACAAAGAAATATAAAAGAGCAGCAACGGCTAGTTGGAAGTTAAATTACATGTCATTGAGTTGGAAGTTGAGAAAGAGAATGAGGCAAGatgggaaaaaaagacagaggcaGAGCATGAAAGAGTAAAATGGGAGGGAGAGGCACTGAGGGGAGAAAATGAGGGGGtgttgaggaggaggggagagtcTGAGAGAAGCAACTTATAATACGGTGAGAGCAGAAGACTGTAGTTAGTACACGGTGAGAGCAGACAGAGTGGGAACAAGAGATTAGAAAGACTTGAAATATATACGCTACCATCAAACAGGTacagtgaattttattttacacttaAGTCACTTTTATCGGTATGCTGACGTGTGTTGACCAGATGCAAAATACTGAATGGTTGGATGTTTATATATTCTTAGAGGTTTTGTCATCAGCTGCATTTAAAagcacaagaaaaaaaatcttgtgaTTATTGgggttatttaaaaaataaactagaTACTGTAAAGTGAAAATTCTGTTCTGGGTTCCCACAGAACTCATCTGGCTTGGTGCCAGGAGAAAATGGAAGTGCTGATGGGGTCACCCCAatattgtatttctttcttCCAGCAATCAGCATTTATTTATCCTAAGCTGTTTACAGGATGGAAACTAGAACACCGCAAATGTTTGATTATACACAGAGCCATTTCCAAGCTATAAACTTTGGTAAAATATCCTCTTTGTCAACAAGCCAAAGAATTTTGTTTTCCAGTCGCATCAAACCATTCTTGTCTTCTGtcaaagggaaaaaaatcttaaaatctcatATGTCCTATTTATTGGCCTTAGTACCACTGTGGATCCTTGTTTAATTTGGTCTACTATTGGAAGCAAGTTCTGTATTTTGGTTTCTGTGTTTTGACCCAGTGACCACTACTACAATGACTTTGGCTTCTTGATTTAACTTAATCTATTCCACCTTATtaattattcattaatttattcaatTCTGAATAGAGATGACGTCACTGTGCAGGAACCTGGCTGTGCTTCTCCTTTTTCTGAGTGCCTCACCTCTCCACCACTCCCACCTCTCCACCCATGCTGCCTCTACATTCCCTCCCGCCACTCGTCCTCCGATCATAGTCATGACTGCCTTGGGCTCAGATGATGACTATGACGATTACAGCTCTCCTCCTGAAGACGTGCACGCCGTGAAGACTACCTTGCTCCAACGGGAGGCGCAGCCCTGCCAACACAACCCCTGCTTGGAGAATCAGGAGCCCTGCAAACAGATTTCAGCAAAGACTGGGTGTCTCTGTCCTGGAGTCAGCAGGGTTGATGAGCCTCCTCATGCACCAATCATCCAAGCGCTGCAGCCAATCAGTGAAGGAGATGACAGAGGGAAGATCGAGGTCCAGTGGTGTGCTCCATCTTCTGTGCTGTCTGGGTACAGAGTGGTGATAGAGGGAAGTGAATTCCTGGAGTTTGGGGAGGGTTCACGACGAGGTTTAGTCGGATCTTTGGAAGTTGGGACTAAGGTGTGTGTGGAGGCGTGGAACAGTGCAGGACACAGCCCCTCCTCGGAGTTCTCCTGTAAGCGGTATATGGTTTTAGGTATATGATGattgtcacattttttttaacattaaaacattaattgACCACTTGTACGCTGTATGGAAGCACctgtattcatttttttctcctctcattTATTCTTTACCATTTGTATGCAGTAGTGCAGCGGTTCTCAAAGTGTGGGGCGCGCCCCACTGGTGGGGAATAGAGACGTGACAGGTGGGGCGCGCCAAACGGGAggaaattttccttttttttttttttttgcacaatgcattcgttctaacttccgacttttagaagctggatatatcatttgttgcgtgtaaatataaatgtggataacgttagtgatagtgacatgcttgctacagttgcgtTTCTACAGATGAATcagcgaaaacacgttttatttctctgattcacggctttgttctagcgccgctgggcctccctctctccagtccctctctatgtctctccaccatatagctctctctcttcagtctctctctatgtctctccaccatataacgctctctctcttcagtctctctctgtctttccaccataacgctctctctcttcagtctctatctctctccaccatataacgctctctctcttcagtctctatgtctctccaccataacgctctctctcttcagtctctatgtctctccaccataacgctctctctcttcagtctctatctctctccaccatataacgatctctctcttcagtctctctctatgtctctccacca from Perca fluviatilis chromosome 10, GENO_Pfluv_1.0, whole genome shotgun sequence includes the following:
- the LOC120567158 gene encoding LRRN4 C-terminal-like protein isoform X2, which gives rise to MTSLCRNLAVLLLFLSASPLHHSHLSTHAASTFPPATRPPIIVMTALGSDDDYDDYSSPPEDVHAVTTTLLQREAQPCQYNPCLENQEPCKQISAKTGCLCPGVSRVDEPPHAPIIQALQPISEGDDRGKIEVQWCAPSSVLSGYRVVIEGSESLEFGEGSRRGLVGSLEVGTKVCVEAWNSAGHSPSSEFSCKRYTPPESSEHKLLAGVIGGGMALLLLIIAVVILCNHQMRKKAKKDSADGLGNPSYTVGTM
- the LOC120567158 gene encoding LRRN4 C-terminal-like protein isoform X1 encodes the protein MDGSNQWRSFSTVTSVEMTSLCRNLAVLLLFLSASPLHHSHLSTHAASTFPPATRPPIIVMTALGSDDDYDDYSSPPEDVHAVTTTLLQREAQPCQYNPCLENQEPCKQISAKTGCLCPGVSRVDEPPHAPIIQALQPISEGDDRGKIEVQWCAPSSVLSGYRVVIEGSESLEFGEGSRRGLVGSLEVGTKVCVEAWNSAGHSPSSEFSCKRYTPPESSEHKLLAGVIGGGMALLLLIIAVVILCNHQMRKKAKKDSADGLGNPSYTVGTM